The Patescibacteria group bacterium genomic sequence GCTTGGTTTCAGAGAAGATATGTAAATGAGATAGTAAAAGTTTTAGTTGAGGATGATAGAAAATGCCAAGAACTCATCAGGAGAGTAGAGGCGGATTATGAGGTCAAAGTAAAACTACCGGACTCAAACAGCATACCAAGTTGTTTTCTCGTTGATATGCTGGAAAGAGCCTTTACAACTGGAAAGATTGTTTTGCCTCCGAAGATTACCGTCCTTGATTTCGGGTGTGGCGATTGGTTCTATGCTCCCTTTTTACTGGGTTTTCTAAAACATTGGCAAGGATTCAGGGAGGTTTGTCTGGAGGGGATTGATTTTCCCAGTCGGAAAAATAAAAGGTCCCTACGCCGATTGCAGAAAGGAGAACCTGATTTAAGAGTCCATTGGGGCGACATTATGAATTTGTCCCAAGAGAACAAATACGACATAATTTTTGCAAGCCATATGGTGGCTTCGCCCCATCATTGTAAAATGTGGGGGGTTCCTTATTACAAGCCCAGTATGTTGTTCTCTTATTTACAATCTTTAGGAAAGCCCGACTGTTTGTTCGTTG encodes the following:
- a CDS encoding class I SAM-dependent methyltransferase codes for the protein MNLRAWFQRRYVNEIVKVLVEDDRKCQELIRRVEADYEVKVKLPDSNSIPSCFLVDMLERAFTTGKIVLPPKITVLDFGCGDWFYAPFLLGFLKHWQGFREVCLEGIDFPSRKNKRSLRRLQKGEPDLRVHWGDIMNLSQENKYDIIFASHMVASPHHCKMWGVPYYKPSMLFSYLQSLGKPDCLFVVIAYEYAGEDAIFRCFKSKLTEFFYQPLVEKKFSSFLYNRRGFHDNSICISRSPFVDLEACARYEEKNEEMDAILY